In one Plasmodium reichenowi strain SY57 chromosome 7, whole genome shotgun sequence genomic region, the following are encoded:
- a CDS encoding cell cycle control protein cwf15, putative, translated as MTTAHRPTWYNAIGGDNQGGNRKVSQTLKVCSRDLPGHLKMKTRDLSDYVEDKNMIKNNLIQLENKNNKETIKGNKLLAIENIKKLTNHDFKNPFPEDEDDIIGDEWKKNSHKKNKKKKKLKMKNKRNVKKRKVKHDMSEDEMSHDMNDYNSGDNNSSDNNSSDNNSSDNNSSDNNSSDNNSSDNNSSDNNSSDDDESDEEEKELLRELENLKRERMEKLKKEKEEQELLKKKKNNVLTNNPLINLEDSSDNDEVSTKKRKWTDDAIFRNTCEKKEKKTPSYINDTVRSAFHKKFLFKYIH; from the exons atGACGACAGCACATCGCCCAACGTGGTACAATGCCATAGGAGGTGATAATCAAG GAGGGAATCGAAAAGTTAGTCAGACGCTCAAAGTCTGCAGTCGAGATTTGCCAGGACACCTAAAAATGAAAACGAGAGATTTAAGTGACTATGTagaagataaaaatatgattaaaaacaatttaatacaactagaaaataaaaacaataaagAAACCATTAAAGGTAATAAATTACTAGCcatagaaaatataaaaaaattgacAAATCATGATTTCAAAAATCCCTTTCCAGAAGATGAAGATGATATTATTGGTGATGAGTGGAAAAAAAACTCTCACaagaaaaataagaaaaagaaaaaattaaaaatgaagaataaAAGAAATGTTAAAAAGAGGAAAGTCAAACATGATATGTCAGAAGATGAGATGAGTCATGATATGAATGATTATAATTCAGGTGATAATAATTCGAGTGATAATAATTCGAGTGATAATAATTCGAGTGATAATAATTCGAGTGATAATAATTCGAGTGATAATAACTCAAGCGATAATAATTCAagtgataataattcaaGTGATGATGACGAATCcgatgaagaagaaaaagaacTACTAAGAGAACttgaaaatttaaaaagagAAAGGATGGAAAAGcttaaaaaagaaaaagaagaacaagaacttttaaaaaaaaaaaaaaataatgtcTTAACAAATAACCCATTAATTAATTTAGAAGATAGTAGTGATAATGATGAAGTAagtacaaaaaaaagaaaatggACAGATGACGCTATCTTTAGAAATACCTGtgagaaaaaagaaaaaaaaacaccATCGTATATTAATGATACTGTACGTAGTGCCTTTCACAAGaagtttttatttaaatatattcattaa
- a CDS encoding hypothetical protein (conserved Plasmodium protein, unknown function), protein MSKAVYSKIWMSTNNFHTRRRYGWFKVCSRLSPWVYVWAVYAVSIVFPAFDDEYKKFLTFGIWKENDVGYKKSAPQPYN, encoded by the exons atgtCAAAAGCTGTATACTCCAAAATATGGATGAGCACAAATAACTTCCACACAAGGAGAAGATACGGATGGTTTAAAGTTTG tTCTCGCTTGAGCCCATGGGTATATGTATGGGCAGTTTATGCTGTGTCTATTGTCTTTCCCGCTTTCGACGATGAGTATAAGAAATTCTTAACTTTTGGAATATGGAAAGAAAATGATGTTGGTTACAAAAAAAGTGCTCCTCAACcttataattaa
- a CDS encoding GTP-binding protein, putative, with product MAPKKKEEEPPKLLLGRPKNTLKMGLVGLPNVGKSTTFNVLTKLNIPAENYPFCTIDPHEAKVTVEDERFEWLVKHFNPKSNVHAYLSIFDIAGLVKNAHLGEGLGNNFLSNIAAVDGIYHVVRAFENEDIIHTEGNINPVRDLEIINSELIYKDISHCEKNLEEVTKVLNRNKKDKVKQNEHDVLTSVLNYLKEHKWIKDGTWKSNEIEVLNEYNFLTAKPVVYLVNMSEADFIRQKNKYLAKIYNWVQEKNKGTIIPYSAEVEQKILSMDEEEKKQYFQTNNIKQSMLNKIIKTGYYEINLIHFFTCGHDEVKCWTIRKGTKAPQAAGVIHTDFEKGFICAEVYKYTDLVEYKSEGEVKANGKYLQKGKDYVVEDGDIIFFKFNVSSGGKK from the exons atggctccaaaaaaaaaggaggAAGAGCCCCCAAAGTTACTCTTAGGAAG ACCTAAGAATACGTTGAAAATGGGTTTGGTTGGTTTACCCAATGTGG GAAAGTCAACAACTTTCAATGTGTTAACGAAATTGAATATCCCTGCTGAGAATTATCCCTTTTGTACAATCGATCCACACGAAGCCAAGGTTACGGTAGAAGATGAAAGGTTTGAATGGTTGGTTAAGCATTTTAATCCAAAAAGCAATGTGCATGCATATTTATCTATTTTTGATATTGCTGGATTAGTAAAGAACGCACATTTAGGAGAAGGTTTAggaaataattttttatcaaaCATCGCAGCTGTCGATGGTATATATCATGTTGTTCGAGCTTTTGAAAATGAGGATATTATTCACACAGAAGGTAATATTAACCCAGTTCGTGAtttagaaataataaattcagaattaatatataaagatatatcTCATTGTGAGAAGAATTTAGAAGAAGTAACAAAAGTGTTAAATAggaataaaaaagataaagtaaaacaaaatgaacaTGATGTTTTGACATCCgttttaaattatttaaaagaacATAAATGGATAAAAGATGGTACATGGAAAAGTAATGAAATAGAAGTTctaaatgaatataattttttaactGCCAAACCAGTTGTTTATCTTGTTAATATGAGTGAAGCTGATTTTATAagacaaaaaaataaatatctagcgaaaatttataattgggtacaagaaaaaaataaaggtACCATTATACCATATTCAGCTGAAGTTGAACAAAAAATACTTTCTATGGATGAAGAAGAGAAAAAGCAATATTTTCAAACcaataatattaaacaAAGTATGctaaataaaattattaaaacaggatattatgaaattaatttaatacatttttttacatGTGGTCATGATGAAGTTAAATGTTGGACCATCAGAAAAGGAACAAAAGCACCACAAGCAGCAGGTGTTATTCATACCGATTTTGAAAAAGGTTTCATATGTGCAGAggtttataaatatacagATCTTGTTGAATATAAATCCGAAGGAGAAGTTAAAGCAAATggaaaatatttacaaaaagGTAAAGATTATGTAGTTGAAGATGGAgatattatctttttcaaATTTAATGTATCATCAggaggaaaaaaataa
- a CDS encoding ubiquitin carboxyl-terminal hydrolase, putative yields MFHLIVYSDESLQKVKRSLNVFENIYDQNGNKLEKSVEQNIKKCMDLDVPKCIHKLIDNENKDYKEYINEYNYNFYLRKDIIQFYTCNLIQLYIKDTKNCDLYLIDEYEEEEKEKKELKCKDDKQKNKNTQNLYTKEKHALDENNVLSSSNNTDDISVGINLPLHRSHILFILSLPTYYTFYEFFLLIQGFMNFIVHIKIFKLNGYLNFLKKNRKKKFNNNKNNHNNNNNNNKNNHNNNNNNKNNNNNNNNNNNNNNNNNNNNNNKNNHNNNHNNNHNNNHNNNNNNNNNNNYYYNNCCTYSCCIDKINKKYIKGNIKKKKTQNIHGGTQTNLYNDNSKPQSKGKQKVNTLYDESNTYIHNKELCKLNNKNYNKFTHIEKKEQKYYRENVYTHDNIYDDHLNSYDHMDDSSISSGSYLYEDYIKNVSLRQEENKSLNIRVKDNLKDRYMDNQNILDLLNVNNDINNNNIISNINNNINGNDYNCCHKKNSLNYYNILHTDKLLSSYNKMYHYIKKNLKKKKKIHTYSILIFFKTQIYADMFYKKFHCRNLSSFMCRNVSQKNVKNFYNWYIYCAFVNLIYYILNYKENMGNVGTNESTRGYILNKNVSAGMPSDTYDDISDDLYDDISDDISDDLYDDTSDDVSDDTSDDISDDISDNMRDNVGIPCAKKEMPSKYLNTSNRKRNMKDHIYSSQLFNINKYKKFIKSIIIDTKICISTCLLCMELLDNDIFLLLTRNEKICINKKRNNNYYEYINLSCNVCTLIFFYDISSKLFNSDFCDILKTKNLNQQQFVGYLENLIFLSKDNMLVGQNEKNGKYYNNDKTNRCDKTNQCGDKLHNDCSLIPINHSDHKNKCVIKHSYKIFLNKREDVILKVLSLNNMFNKLKCKNCNNVDDIWLCLICSNVGCGRYHKRHAQMHSSLFNHYYCINMKTKKIWNYILDTYIEERVHRNLEDITTLHSENSYDEFNKNKINNIPSGNKNKSKNKMIPNNYHNNHSSYHNIYTNEKKKKEKKNFHLLYYDNNYIDDFSILDREYPLCDYNKKIYYKIYDIFTNDIYINDNLKNELLYILYSQLSHESNIYNNILIELQYIYLNKLEHPKNIMKNVTDKIMELQIQNNKINLLCTHLASSIKKNNNLKNSLQEKIKFYRNINNNIILHKKNNNFNNSSNKNKEKMDKDIKKIHNLDQTIKQLQEQVDALLTNL; encoded by the coding sequence atgtttcATTTAATTGTGTATAGCGACGAAAGTCTACAAAAAGTAAAACGGTCGCTGAACgtttttgaaaatatttatgatcAAAATGGAAACAAGCTTGAAAAATCAGttgaacaaaatattaaaaaatgtatgGATTTAGATGTTCCAAAATGTATTCATAAATTAAttgataatgaaaataaggattataaagaatatattaatgaatataattataatttttatcttAGAAAAGATATTATACAATTTTATACTTGTAATTTaatacaattatatattaaggatacaaaaaattgtgatttatatttaattgatgaatatgaagaagaagaaaaagaaaaaaaagaattaaaatgtaaagatgacaaacaaaaaaataaaaatacacaaaatttatatacaaaagaaaaacatgcacttgatgaaaataatgttTTGTCATCATCTAATAATACAGATGATATTTCTGTTGGTATTAATCTCCCGTTACATCGTTctcatatattatttatactgTCCTTACCAACGTATTACACATTTTATGAgttctttttattaatacaaggttttatgaattttattgttcacatcaaaatatttaagTTAAACGGTTATTTAAACTTTCTCAAGaaaaacagaaaaaaaaaattcaataataataaaaacaaccataacaataataataataataataaaaacaaccataacaataataataataataaaaacaataataataataataataataataataataataacaataataataataataataataataataaaaacaaccataataataaccataataataaccataataataaccataataataacaataacaataataataataataattattattataataattgttGTACTTATAGTTGTTGTATAGAtaagataaataaaaaatatatcaagggaaatatcaaaaaaaaaaagactCAAAATATACATGGGGGCACACAAAcgaatttatataatgataatagCAAACCTCAAAGCAAAGGTAAACAAAAAGTAAATACTTTATATGATGAAAGtaacacatatatacataataaagaattatgtaaattaaataataagaattataataaatttactcatatagaaaaaaaagaacaaaaatattatagGGAAAATGTGTATACAcatgataatatttatgatgaTCATTTAAATTCCTATGATCATATGGATGATAGTTCTATTAGTTCTGGATCGTATTTATATGAagattatattaaaaatgtttcATTAAGacaagaagaaaataaatcattaaATATACGTGTAAAGGATAATTTGAAAGATAGATATATGgataatcaaaatattctggatttattaaatgtaaataatgatatcaacaataataatattattagtaatattaataataatataaatggtaatgattataattgttgccataaaaaaaattctttaaattattataatattcttcATACAGATAAACTCTTGTCCTCATATAACAAAAtgtatcattatataaaaaaaaacttaaaaaaaaaaaaaaaaattcatacCTATTCGAtccttatatttttcaagacacaaatatatgctgatatgttttataaaaaattccATTGTAGAAATTTAAGTTCCTTTATGTGTAGGAATGTATCACAGAAGaatgtaaaaaatttttataactggtatatatattgtgCATTCGTAaatttgatatattatatattaaattataaagaGAATATGGGAAATGTGGGTACTAATGAATCTACTAGAGGGTACATATTGAACAAAAATGTGTCTGCTGGTATGCCTTCTGATAcatatgatgatatatctgatgatttatatgatgatatatCTGATGATATATCTGATGatttatatgatgataCATCTGATGATGTATCTGATGATACATCTGATGATATATCTGATGATATATCTGATAACATGCGTGATAATGTCGGTATACCTTGTGCAAAGAAAGAGATGCCCTCTAAATACCTAAACACAAGTAACAGAAAGAGAAATATGAAGGACCATATTTATTCTTCACaactttttaatattaataaatataaaaaatttataaaaagtattattatagATACCAAGATATGCATTTCGACGTGTCTATTATGTATGGAATTATTagataatgatatatttcttctcttaacaagaaatgaaaaaatatgtattaataaaaaaagaaataataattattatgaatatattaatttgtCATGTAATGTATGTACCctgatatttttttatgatatttCTTCAAAATTGTTCAATAGTGACTTTTGtgatattttaaaaacCAAAAATTTAAATCAACAACAATTTGTTGGTTATCTTGAAAATTTGATTTTTCTTTCAAAGGATAATATGTTAGTTGgacaaaatgaaaaaaatggaaaatattataataatgataaaacAAATCGGTGTGATAAAACAAACCAATGTGGTGATAAATTACATAATGATTGTTCCTTAATCCCAATTAACCATTCGGACCATAAAAACAAATGTGTAATTAAACATTCCTACAAGATATTCCTAAACAAAAGAGAAGATGTCATATTAAAAGTGTTATccttaaataatatgtttaataaattaaaatgtaaGAATTGTAATAATGTTGATGATATATGGTTATGTTTGATATGTTCTAATGTTGGGTGTGGACGGTATCATAAACGACATGCACAGATGCATAGTTCTTTGTTTAaccattattattgtataaatatgaaaacAAAGAAGATATGGAATTATATACTAGATACTTACATAGAAGAAAGAGTACATAGGAATTTAGAAGATATTACTACACTGCATTCTGAAAATTCATATGATGagtttaataaaaataaaattaataatattcctagtggtaataaaaataaaagtaaaaataaaatgattcctaataattatcataataatcattcttcttatcataatatatatacaaatgaaaagaaaaaaaaagaaaaaaaaaatttccatcttttatattatgataataattatattgatGATTTTTCAATTTTAGATCGAGAATATCCATTATgtgattataataaaaagatatactataaaatatatgatatatttactaatgatatatatataaatgacaatttaaaaaatgaattgttatatatattatattcacAATTATCGCATGaatctaatatatataataatattttaatagagcttcaatatatttatttaaataaactTGAACAtccaaaaaatattatgaaaaatgtTACAGATAAAATTATGGAATTACAAATccaaaataataaaataaatttattatgtacACATTTAGCTAGttctataaaaaaaaataataatttaaaaaattcattacaagaaaaaattaaattttatagaaatataaataataatattattctacacaaaaaaaataataattttaataattcatcaaataaaaataaagaaaaaatggataaagacataaaaaaaatacacaaTCTGGATCAAACCATAAAACAGTTGCAAGAGCAAGTGGATGCCTTATTAACAAATTTGTAA
- a CDS encoding nucleolar rRNA processing protein, putative codes for MSSLFVEQKVEPEKIKEEKIKVNVNKILYKAHKNIKKEKIKNPSKRIDYLCVDKNDLPKNLPNTKNIKNRKLKNQLNKDVKLAILSSKKLLANTKFMPLKEGYIKYNSVNEPNVQIAPSKEEEEXXXXXXXXXXXXXXXXXLIDSKEIEKKNNDDNNMNNINSCNHNDLDFNTYKNYIIEKEGINYLALSDEEDNKNKRASQKYIYDNADVGTQKKVFDLKLNMGPYSCTYTRNGKYLLMTGVKGHVSLIDTHNLESLCEFQVDEMIRCNTTLHNYKLFAVSQKKYMYIYDNTGMEINCIKDILYTYNMVFLPYHFLLTSIGEFGELVYQDISVGNIVTRKKTKRGPCSIMKQNKKDAIIYLGHKNGHVTLWSPNIDKSICDIFCHHTPISALGVHDNYLITASVDSTYKLWDIRKMEYIKSYKSHNIINNIDISDTSLVAFSMNTHFRTYKDFFTNPQLYITHNIYGDQINSISFQPFEDICSLGLKHSIKTLLVPGAGIANIDTFFNNPYETKKQVRENEVKLLLDKLPADTIKFNTDQIGNINPYLINHNEQKNHTNLYNKNYMKKKNKKNKKNKKNKNEENINLMHKQSEHETD; via the coding sequence atgagCAGCCTGTTTGTAGAACAAAAGGTGGAACCCGAAAAGATTAAGGAGGAGAAAATTAAGGTGAACGTAAATAAAATACTATACAAAGCTcataagaatataaaaaaagaaaagataAAGAATCCATCAAAAAGGATAGATTATTTATGTGTTGATAAAAATGACTTACCGAAAAATTTACcaaatacaaaaaatattaagaaTAGGAAATTGAAAAACcaattaaataaagatgTAAAGTTAGCTATATTGtcttcaaaaaaattactGGCAAATACAAAATTTATGCCTCTGAAAGAGggatatattaaatacaATTCTGTGAATGAACCGAATGTTCAAATTGCTCCTTcaaaagaagaagaagaagaNNNNNNNNNNNNNNNNNNNNNNNNNNNNNNNNNNNNNNNNNNNNNNNNNTTGATAGATTCAAaagaaatagaaaaaaaaaataatgatgataataacatgaataatattaatagttGTAATCATAATGATCTTGATTTTAAtacttataaaaattacatAATTGAGAAGGAAGgtattaattatttagCACTTTCTGATGaagaagataataaaaataagcGAGCTAGccaaaaatatatttatgataatgCTGATGTGGGTACTCAAAAAAAAGTATTTGATTTGAAATTAAATATGGGTCCATATTCATGTACTTATACAAGAAATGggaaatatttattaatgaCAGGAGTAAAAGGACATGTAAGTTTAATAGATACACATAATTTAGAAAGTTTATGTGAGTTTCAAGTTGATGAAATGATTAGATGTAATACAACattacataattataagCTTTTTGCAGTTAGTCAAAAAAagtatatgtatatatatgataatacTGGAATGGAAATAAATTgtataaaagatatattatatacatataatatggTATTTTTAccatatcattttttattaacatcGATAGGTGAATTTGGTGAATTGGTTTATCAAGATATATCGGTTGGTAATATTGTAACCAGAAAAAAAACGAAAAGAGGACCATGTTCTATTAtgaaacaaaataaaaaagatgctataatatatttaggTCATAAAAATGGACATGTTACCTTATGGTCACCAAATATTGATAAAAGTATATGTGATATATTTTGTCATCATACACCCATATCTGCCTTAGGAGTTcatgataattatttaataacaGCTTCAGTAGATTcaacatataaattatgggacataagaaaaatggaatatataaaatctTATAAATcacataatattattaataatattgatataaGTGATACATCCCTAGTAGCATTTTCAATGAATACACATTTTAGAACATATAAGgatttttttacaaatccacaattatatataactcataatatatatggagATCAAATTAATTCCATATCCTTTCAACCATTTGAAGATATTTGCTCCTTAGGTTTAAAACACTCAATAAAAACACTTCTCGTACCAGGAGCAGGTATAGCTAATATAGACACCTTCTTTAATAACCCATATgaaacaaaaaaacaaGTTAGAGAAAATGAAGTAAAATTGTTATTAGATAAACTACCAGCTGATACTATCAAATTTAATACAGACCAAATAGGAAACATAAACCCATATCTGATAAACCataatgaacaaaaaaatcatacaaatttgtataataaaaactacatgaaaaagaaaaataaaaaaaataagaaaaataagaaaaataaaaatgaagaaaatataaatcttATGCACAAACAATCTGAACACGAAACGGATTAA
- a CDS encoding hypothetical protein (conserved Plasmodium protein, unknown function) — protein sequence MSCLNVQPVQLPITNKYRNLPAGKPSHRHESTFCRFFSDTTEKECKGSRRNINHRNKSSIFDSVEENDIIDNTKINQYNNVKKRFVSNNSLEFKKTFQKNINYVPNEKYGKKNIPHVRNLYIFSRQELNETKERKSSKKISNYSLEKNPNKWGVDVLKYNLPSPKKIYRHVDNLTTCLVPKISEDSFIPKKNKKYYVTHLEKSLCPKENILLLNSKKKLIHLHQSKLEMNCVPKDYEQEINKNKPVFLERNLNNNLIPIVECKRRTFHVNDTCKNKQCSINFSCERKPSPFRSGKRIGYIFTRNDNPTFFF from the exons ATGAGTTGCTTAAACGTTCAACCTGTTCAACTTCCcataacaaataaatatagaaa TCTGCCTGCTGGAAAACCTTCCCATAGACATGAGTCAACATTTTGTAGA TTCTTTTCTGACACAACGGAAAAAGAATGTAAAGGTAGCAGAAGAAATATTAACCATCGAAATAAATCTTCGATTTTTGACAGTGttgaagaaaatgatattatag ATAACACCaaaataaatcaatataataatgtcAAAAAAAGGTTTGTTAGTAACAATTCTTtagaatttaaaaaaacttttcaaaaaaatataaactATGTTccaaatgaaaaatatggtaaaaaaaatatccCCCATGTCAGaaatctttatatattttcaagACAAGAACTgaa TGAAACAAAGGAAAGGAAAAg CTCTAAAAAAATAAGCAACTATAGTTTAGAAAAGAATCCAAACAAGTGGGGAGTTGACgttttaaaatataactTGCCTTcaccaaaaaaaatatatagacATGTAGATAACTTGACA ACCTGCTTAGTTCCAAAAATAAGTGAAGATTCCTTTATTcctaaaaaaaataaaaaatattacgTCACTCATCTGGAG AAATCTCTATGCCCcaaagaaaatattttattgttaaattctaagaaaaaattaattcaCTTACATCAATCAAAATTGGAG ATGAATTGTGTGCCCAAAGATTATGAACaggaaataaataaaaacaagCCTGTCTTTCTTGAAAGAAATTTAAAc AACAACCTCATTCCTATAGTAGAATGTAAAAGAAGAACGTTTCATGTAAACGACACATGTAAAAATAAGCAATGTTCTATAAACTTCAGTT GTGAAAGAAAACCTTCGCCTTTTAGATCTGGAAAAAGAATAGGATATATTTTCACACGAAATGATAACCctactttttttttttaa
- a CDS encoding hypothetical protein (conserved Plasmodium protein, unknown function), which produces MRLDLFFLFCVSPCLYTLFVKGHDEYQGDVEKINMNDKKGNVSIHDYLYKIGDEEKTKDRYHNKLNDNITEDDQHNTTLFPDAEELYTFLTTEEIKGKNRNIFNHLKGSVIKNKMTKATFLDLYKSALKHFDIDGYTFLLKTVMHKNYNDRFVEKVKKVNEYTSHCDEGVVDKEDEDTMKKKNKRKNKYTYENTNSNKNTNSLQNNSAVEYPGGPIRSTYGNNLSKWMKDSLEDIRTPDSIKEPGLGNMLIQSLTMVKGFIQSVASSVVDIVPPLIPPPIWINRPLPCLPMITGKNCLGSILYPITAAEFITADITDSIMNGIISSFPSKYASKIGKTSETQYRICAMAYLGMYCASLFPICWLPIGLKVAETMPICFPQCLATLIACPGFWIDDIEGPCNNTSVPPFCSFSIFVNQKLVPPQLTSYDHSHLYPSTCPSKDEDYDIPDDLYEHKSSDINNVVVKEKQKYLPKKIALPKYPDLIPNINLYKQHDIEQVEKCKCMDIIQMCKLKYAIPVIKNTTNIIYKKYEQPTEMSSKQKKCCHTCKPIWEILFPSKNIINLKGSPVYPKGNNIFSSIIRK; this is translated from the coding sequence ATGAGACTTGATTTGTTCTTCCTTTTTTGTGTGTCACCATGTTTGTATACCTTATTTGTTAAGGGACATGATGAATATCAAGGGGATgtggaaaaaataaatatgaacgataaaaaaggaaatgTCAGTATTCatgattatttatataaaattggagatgaagaaaaaacaaaagaCAGATACCATAATAAATtgaatgataatataacaGAAGATGATCAACATAATACAACCTTATTCCCAGATGCGGAAGAATtgtatacatttttaacaaccgaagaaataaaaggaaagaatagaaatatttttaatcaCTTAAAGGGATCagtaattaaaaataaaatgacAAAAGCAACTTTTTTAGATTTATACAAATCTGCACTGAAACACTTTGATATAGATGGATATacctttttattaaaaacCGTAATgcataaaaattataatgatcGTTTTGTTGAAAAGGTGAAGAAAGTAAATGAGTATACATCACACTGTGATGAAGGTGTAGTAGATAAGGAAGATGAGGATAcaatgaaaaagaaaaacaaaagaaaaaataaatatacatatgaaaATACTAATTCTAATAAAAATACTAATAGCTTACAGAACAATAGTGCTGTGGAATATCCTGGAGGACCTATAAGATCTACTTATGGTAATAATTTATCTAAATGGATGAAAGATTCTCTAGAAGATATTAGAACACCAGATTCTATTAAAGAACCTGGATTAGGTAATATGTTAATACAAAGTTTAACAATGGTTAAAGGTTTTATACAATCTGTTGCAAGTTCTGTAGTAGATATTGTACCTCCATTAATTCCTCCACCTATATGGATTAATAGACCTTTACCATGCTTACCTATGATAACAGGAAAAAATTGTTTAGGTTCTATTTTGTATCCAATCACCGCAGCAGAATTTATTACTGCAGATATAACAGATTCTATAATGAACGGAATAATATCAAGCTTTCCATCTAAATATGCTAGTAAAATAGGTAAAACATCAGAAACACAATATAGAATATGTGCTATGGCTTATTTAGGTATGTATTGTGCATCCCTTTTTCCTATATGTTGGTTACCTATAGGATTAAAAGTTGCAGAAACTATGCCTATATGTTTTCCACAATGTTTAGCTACCTTAATTGCATGCCCAGGATTCTGGATAGATGATATTGAAGGACCTTGTAATAATACATCTGTTCCTCcattttgttctttttcaatatttGTTAATCAAAAACTAGTACCTCCTCAATTAACATCTTATGATCATTCTCATTTATATCCCTCTACATGCCCATCAAAAGATGAGGATTATGATATACCAGATGatttatatgaacataaaagcagtgatataaataatgtagtagttaaagaaaaacaaaaatatttaccTAAAAAAATTGCATTACCAAAATATCCAGATTTAATACCTAACATAAATCTTTATAAACAACATGATATCGAACAAGTagaaaaatgtaaatgtatggatattatacaaatgtGTAAGCTAAAATATGCTATACCAGTTATAAAAAACACTACAAATATTatctataaaaaatatgaacaacCAACAGAAATGTCATctaaacaaaaaaaatgttgTCACACATGTAAACCAATATGGGAAATTCTTTTCCCTTctaagaatataataaatttgaAAGGCTCTCCTGTATATCCCAAaggaaataatattttctcGAGTATAATACGTAAATAa